In Mastigocladopsis repens PCC 10914, a single window of DNA contains:
- a CDS encoding DUF6658 family protein, translating to MNSLTAFIKKLRLRQIVTVFLAGLLLIVSTACGNGANSQGANPNNPAVQAGGANNPYKGGGDKYTDLKMSKSGRDQASLELNSQLLIATAVNKEGKLYPGAETPEGRAYKEAELPIKTEKNIEKPEPGGLIQRESNIGERAKDRLDTVGKAFQDASGFLKEKADEASARPELQKNPAVGK from the coding sequence GTGAACAGTTTAACTGCTTTTATAAAGAAACTGCGGCTCCGTCAAATTGTGACCGTATTTTTAGCTGGGCTATTGTTGATAGTAAGTACGGCTTGTGGTAATGGGGCAAATAGTCAGGGTGCAAATCCAAATAATCCTGCTGTGCAAGCTGGCGGTGCAAATAATCCCTATAAAGGTGGTGGGGACAAATACACAGACCTAAAGATGTCTAAGTCTGGACGCGACCAAGCTAGCTTAGAGCTTAATTCACAATTGCTAATCGCCACTGCTGTTAATAAAGAAGGGAAGCTTTACCCAGGTGCTGAAACACCAGAGGGTAGAGCCTACAAAGAAGCAGAATTGCCCATCAAAACTGAGAAAAACATAGAGAAGCCAGAACCAGGTGGTTTAATTCAGCGCGAATCAAATATAGGCGAGCGAGCTAAAGACAGACTTGATACTGTTGGGAAAGCATTTCAGGATGCTTCAGGCTTTTTGAAAGAAAAGGCAGATGAAGCATCTGCAAGACCAGAATTGCAAAAGAATCCAGCAGTGGGTAAATAG
- the larC gene encoding nickel pincer cofactor biosynthesis protein LarC has translation MTKLAYLQCPTGISGDMCLGALVSLGVPLEYLTEKLNELGIKHEYQLRAELVQRNGQQATKVYVDLVNDHHHHDHEHTHHRARHLPEIEGMILKARLPSRAQAWSLAVFRQLAVAEGAVHGVAPEKVHFHEVGAVDAIVDIVGTCLGLDWLGIESNHNGLPLLYCSPLPTGGGTVRAAHGQMAVPVPAVLKLWEMRGCPVYSNGIEREMVTPTGAAIATTLAIDFGSPLSMTVKQVGLGAGSIHLPLPNILRLWLGEATNLVTDVTDKLTSVASDTSPTLESISVLETQIDDLSPQVIGYVFEALFAAGALDAFTQPVGMKKSRPGILLTVICHPENLYSCEAVLFRETTTLGIRRSTQERAILQREIQHVETEYGVVRIKVAWTGSAKEKVIANVQPEYEDCATLARKHNIPWREIQRLGLHNWYTQKIKSQPLTPLGNAD, from the coding sequence ATGACTAAACTTGCTTATCTTCAATGTCCGACGGGTATTTCCGGTGATATGTGTCTGGGAGCCTTGGTCAGTTTAGGTGTTCCCCTAGAGTATTTAACTGAAAAACTCAACGAGTTAGGGATTAAGCATGAGTATCAATTGAGAGCAGAACTTGTCCAGCGTAATGGTCAACAGGCTACTAAAGTTTATGTGGATTTAGTAAACGACCATCATCACCATGACCACGAACACACGCACCATCGCGCACGCCACTTGCCCGAAATCGAGGGGATGATTCTGAAAGCTAGGTTGCCATCACGAGCACAAGCTTGGAGTTTGGCAGTATTTCGGCAGCTAGCAGTCGCAGAAGGGGCAGTACACGGTGTTGCACCAGAAAAAGTTCACTTTCATGAAGTAGGTGCTGTTGATGCAATTGTCGATATTGTCGGCACTTGTTTGGGTTTAGATTGGTTAGGTATCGAGAGCAATCATAACGGATTACCTTTACTATACTGCTCGCCACTACCAACGGGTGGGGGAACAGTGCGGGCGGCGCATGGTCAGATGGCAGTACCAGTACCAGCAGTATTGAAGTTATGGGAAATGCGGGGGTGTCCAGTATACAGTAACGGCATTGAACGGGAAATGGTAACACCAACTGGAGCTGCCATTGCAACAACCCTTGCTATAGACTTTGGTTCTCCACTCTCAATGACCGTTAAACAAGTAGGACTCGGAGCTGGTTCAATTCATCTACCTCTTCCCAATATTTTGCGCCTATGGTTAGGTGAAGCAACGAATTTAGTCACGGATGTAACAGATAAACTAACTTCCGTTGCCAGCGATACTAGCCCAACTTTGGAAAGTATCTCAGTTTTAGAAACCCAAATTGATGACTTGAGTCCGCAGGTAATAGGCTATGTGTTTGAGGCATTGTTTGCTGCTGGTGCTTTGGATGCCTTCACTCAGCCTGTGGGGATGAAAAAATCCCGCCCAGGAATTTTGCTGACTGTTATCTGCCATCCAGAAAATCTATACAGCTGTGAAGCAGTTTTATTTCGCGAAACAACAACTCTAGGAATTCGTCGTTCGACTCAGGAACGTGCTATTCTCCAACGGGAAATTCAACACGTAGAAACTGAATATGGTGTTGTACGCATCAAAGTAGCATGGACAGGATCAGCAAAAGAGAAAGTGATAGCTAACGTGCAGCCAGAATACGAAGACTGTGCAACACTAGCGCGAAAACATAATATTCCCTGGCGAGAAATTCAGCGGCTAGGACTGCACAATTGGTACACACAAAAAATTAAATCCCAACCTCTAACCCCTCTAGGCAACGCGGACTAA
- a CDS encoding L-threonylcarbamoyladenylate synthase — MAKIFQVHPDNPQVRRIEEIQAALQRGAVMLYPTDTVYAIGCDLNAKSAVERVRQIKQLANDKPLTFLCPSLSNVTTYAYVSDTAYRIMKSLIPGSYTFLLPATKLVPRLVQNPKRKTTGIRVPNHTVCTALLSALANPIISTSAHLPPDDEIDDQSNGMKHEPDLSRVELFDRLDKLVDVIVDTGEEPKYEVSTILDLTGERPMIVRQGLGWEKAAAWV, encoded by the coding sequence ATGGCAAAAATTTTCCAAGTTCATCCTGATAATCCTCAAGTCCGGCGTATAGAGGAAATACAAGCAGCGCTGCAACGTGGCGCAGTGATGCTTTACCCTACGGATACAGTTTATGCTATTGGTTGTGATTTAAATGCCAAGTCGGCGGTAGAACGAGTGCGACAAATTAAACAGCTGGCAAATGATAAACCACTGACATTTTTGTGTCCCTCACTTTCTAATGTAACGACTTATGCTTATGTAAGCGACACAGCTTATCGGATTATGAAAAGCTTAATACCAGGCTCGTATACGTTTTTGCTACCTGCTACCAAGTTGGTGCCACGGCTGGTGCAAAATCCTAAGCGGAAAACCACTGGAATTAGAGTGCCAAATCATACCGTATGTACGGCTTTATTGTCAGCGCTGGCAAATCCGATTATCTCGACTTCGGCACATTTACCACCGGATGATGAGATAGATGATCAGTCCAATGGGATGAAACATGAACCTGATTTATCGCGGGTAGAGCTATTTGACCGTTTAGACAAATTGGTAGATGTGATTGTGGACACTGGCGAGGAACCCAAGTATGAAGTTTCTACCATTTTGGACTTAACAGGAGAAAGACCAATGATTGTGCGGCAGGGTTTAGGCTGGGAAAAAGCAGCGGCATGGGTATAA
- a CDS encoding HetZ-related protein — protein MEANLANLPASTPSCNRHVSAEQLPDSNADALVQLLCKEMQAQVQAAPRCVQTVAKRIAKEVERICNKSSRIQTSGQINSWLLTLAKHRLQKCLRYYQLGSKKGRVELHSQLGAIVYRHIATSGSELGFEARYNLIEDFLQAFYLEAIKAFRRENELPEDYTPRIQLELAEYMAFTEQYAKRRINLPAGANQQLIILRAQGFARRLPQETTVDIERAVESAKSEEAESYQRNSAVQQVRSQMIAQPKFDLAEDCERDRIVSELVKYLEAQGQSDCIDYLSLKLQDLSAPEIDQILGLTSRQRDYLQQRFKYHVEKFAKQHQWQLVHQWLGAGLEHKLGLSSQQWERFLSQLSEQQQQILQLKTAKHSDQAIAKTIKCTPKQLQKRWTQMLELAWAIRNGNTEIQVS, from the coding sequence ATGGAAGCAAACCTTGCCAATCTACCCGCGTCTACGCCCTCCTGTAACCGCCACGTTTCGGCTGAACAATTGCCAGATTCTAATGCTGATGCTCTAGTACAACTGCTGTGTAAGGAAATGCAAGCTCAGGTGCAAGCAGCGCCTAGGTGTGTGCAAACTGTAGCAAAGCGCATAGCCAAAGAAGTGGAACGCATCTGCAATAAAAGCTCCCGTATCCAAACATCAGGACAAATCAACTCTTGGCTGCTTACTTTGGCAAAGCATCGGTTACAAAAATGCCTACGTTACTATCAATTGGGTTCAAAAAAAGGTCGCGTAGAATTACATAGCCAATTGGGTGCAATTGTTTACCGTCACATTGCTACATCAGGCTCCGAGTTAGGGTTTGAGGCTCGTTACAACCTAATAGAAGATTTCCTACAGGCATTCTATTTAGAAGCGATTAAGGCTTTCCGGCGGGAAAACGAACTACCTGAGGATTACACTCCGCGCATTCAGTTGGAACTAGCAGAATACATGGCGTTTACAGAGCAATATGCTAAGCGCCGCATCAACTTACCTGCCGGTGCTAATCAGCAATTAATTATATTACGTGCCCAAGGTTTTGCCCGTCGTCTACCCCAAGAAACAACTGTCGATATCGAAAGGGCTGTTGAGTCCGCCAAGAGCGAAGAAGCAGAATCTTATCAGCGCAACTCAGCAGTTCAACAAGTTCGCTCTCAAATGATTGCACAACCTAAATTCGATCTTGCTGAAGATTGCGAACGCGATCGCATCGTTTCAGAATTAGTGAAATATTTAGAAGCCCAAGGTCAATCTGACTGCATAGATTATCTATCATTAAAACTTCAAGACCTTTCAGCACCAGAAATCGACCAAATTTTGGGTTTGACTAGCCGCCAGCGCGATTATCTGCAACAGCGTTTTAAATATCATGTAGAAAAGTTTGCCAAGCAACACCAGTGGCAATTGGTACATCAATGGTTAGGCGCAGGTCTAGAACACAAGTTGGGTTTATCCTCTCAACAGTGGGAAAGATTTTTGAGCCAACTTTCTGAACAGCAGCAGCAAATCTTGCAGCTAAAAACAGCAAAACACAGTGACCAAGCAATAGCCAAAACAATCAAATGCACCCCTAAACAGCTTCAAAAGCGCTGGACTCAAATGTTAGAACTTGCATGGGCTATCCGCAACGGTAACACTGAAATACAGGTAAGCTAA
- a CDS encoding PD-(D/E)XK nuclease superfamily protein, with amino-acid sequence MTPGGRANQSGNVLERTVEGTLSGHGYNLVSDNLPKKQRLGYLINCTSLSKRYARQVYIGPGIYGTDIYVDFYIIGSAAIPSGLIIECKWQQSGGSVDEKLPYVNLNIQNCYPAPAIVLIDGGGMKPKAITWLRTQVAHNQNLLAVHNLSTFIAWTNNHL; translated from the coding sequence ATGACTCCAGGTGGCAGAGCAAATCAGTCTGGCAACGTTCTGGAAAGAACTGTAGAAGGAACCTTGTCAGGGCATGGATATAACCTAGTCAGCGATAATTTACCAAAAAAGCAGCGTTTGGGATATCTTATAAACTGCACCAGCCTTTCAAAACGATATGCACGACAGGTTTACATAGGACCTGGAATTTATGGGACTGATATTTATGTAGACTTTTATATCATTGGTTCAGCAGCAATTCCTTCTGGTTTAATCATTGAATGTAAATGGCAACAAAGTGGTGGCTCTGTTGATGAAAAACTCCCTTATGTTAACTTGAATATTCAGAACTGCTATCCAGCACCAGCTATTGTTTTAATTGACGGCGGAGGAATGAAACCGAAAGCAATTACTTGGTTAAGAACTCAAGTAGCTCACAATCAAAATTTATTAGCAGTTCATAACTTAAGTACTTTTATTGCTTGGACTAACAATCATCTTTAA
- a CDS encoding DNA adenine methylase, whose translation MLSEISKQNLPRPFLKWAGGKSRLIQQYIPYFPSYFKNYYEPFLGGGAVFFYLHERQQTKAILTDINAELINTYLCVKNNVDELISLLKEHEYQHSKDYYYRMRTTTERSELKKAARLIYLNKTCFNGLYRENSKGEFNVPMGRYKKPHICDVSSLSLASVALQSAEIEVRSFEEVLNYATAQDFVYFDPPYYPVSTTSNFTSYSRYNFNQNEQIRLRDVFVELAERGVKVMLSNSDTSFIRNIYKEFNIHTISAVRAINSNAKKRGKITEVLVTSYSLKDDC comes from the coding sequence ATGTTAAGTGAAATCTCCAAGCAAAACTTACCACGTCCATTTTTAAAATGGGCTGGAGGTAAAAGCAGATTAATTCAGCAATACATCCCCTATTTCCCTAGTTATTTCAAAAATTACTATGAGCCATTTCTAGGTGGAGGCGCTGTTTTTTTCTATCTGCATGAGCGCCAACAAACCAAAGCTATTTTGACTGATATTAATGCAGAATTAATTAACACTTATTTGTGTGTAAAGAACAATGTTGATGAATTAATCAGCCTTCTCAAAGAGCATGAATATCAACATAGTAAAGATTATTACTACAGGATGAGAACGACAACTGAGAGGAGTGAACTTAAAAAAGCTGCTCGCTTAATATATTTAAATAAAACTTGTTTTAATGGTCTTTACAGAGAAAATTCTAAAGGTGAATTTAATGTGCCGATGGGCAGATATAAAAAACCTCATATTTGTGATGTCTCTAGCTTATCTTTAGCATCAGTTGCTTTGCAATCAGCAGAGATAGAAGTAAGAAGCTTTGAAGAAGTGCTAAATTATGCTACCGCTCAAGATTTTGTCTACTTTGATCCACCTTATTATCCAGTAAGTACTACCAGCAATTTTACATCATATAGTCGTTATAACTTTAATCAAAATGAGCAAATTCGACTAAGAGATGTGTTCGTAGAACTCGCAGAGCGTGGTGTAAAAGTGATGCTATCTAATTCAGATACTTCGTTTATTCGCAACATTTATAAAGAGTTTAATATACACACTATATCAGCAGTAAGGGCAATTAATTCCAATGCTAAAAAACGGGGAAAAATTACCGAAGTATTAGTAACTTCGTATTCTCTTAAAGATGATTGTTAG
- a CDS encoding DUF751 family protein → MFDGFWNNVLRYFRYFITTLLGVFLNAFAPLIPLFQRPVTLIAILGFFAGTLVFISLTLRAMLGLSTI, encoded by the coding sequence ATGTTTGACGGATTTTGGAATAACGTTCTTCGCTACTTCCGCTATTTCATTACGACGCTCTTAGGCGTGTTCTTAAATGCTTTTGCGCCCTTGATACCGCTTTTTCAACGCCCAGTCACCTTGATAGCTATCTTAGGCTTTTTTGCAGGTACTTTGGTCTTCATCAGTCTCACGCTGCGTGCAATGCTTGGCTTGAGTACAATTTAG
- the rbfA gene encoding 30S ribosome-binding factor RbfA, with the protein MATNRRVSRVAELIKREVSQLLLNGIKDDRVGTGMVSVTDVDVSGDLQHAKIYVSIYGTEEAKAETMAGLKSATPYVRSELGARVRLRRTPEVVFIEDRSIERGNRVLSLLNQLQQERQPDFIAEENQDNFNEDEEYSAKD; encoded by the coding sequence ATGGCTACAAATCGCCGCGTTTCCCGCGTTGCTGAATTAATAAAACGGGAAGTTAGCCAATTGTTACTCAACGGCATCAAGGATGACCGTGTGGGGACAGGAATGGTAAGCGTTACTGATGTTGATGTGTCTGGAGATTTGCAACACGCAAAAATCTACGTCAGTATTTATGGCACAGAGGAAGCCAAGGCAGAAACAATGGCAGGTTTAAAGTCGGCGACTCCTTACGTCCGCAGCGAACTCGGTGCGCGGGTGCGTCTGCGTCGGACACCAGAGGTGGTATTTATCGAAGACCGTTCTATAGAACGCGGTAATCGGGTACTGTCGCTCTTAAACCAACTCCAGCAAGAACGTCAGCCAGATTTTATCGCTGAGGAAAATCAGGACAACTTCAATGAAGATGAGGAATATTCGGCGAAAGATTAA
- a CDS encoding glycoside hydrolase family 3 protein, with amino-acid sequence MLPDIDKLSLAEQVAQMVLVRASGFLFDHQIQYPVWEPQAATLQHWVQDLGVGGVILLGASAGELAIRIQQLQNWAKIPLLISADIEEGVGQRFEGATWFPPPMALAAIFRKDQKLGLHYAEKMGAITAKEALAIGINWVLAPVVDVNNNPDNPVINVRAFGETPDEVSQLACAFIRGAKTHPVLTTAKHFPGHGDTAVDSHLHLPVIPHSTNRLVEVELPPFAAAIASGVDTVMSAHLLIPSWDEELPATLSQKILTGQLRQKLGFEGLITTDALVMGAIANGYGANEAPVMAVEAGADILLMPVDPEGAINAVCAAVESGRISRARIRESVERIWQAKSKVSLEPVSPTNFVERTAQNDALNTTAEILQQSQIIHGSLPLVLEKVITARKLNHDSPADFRNLIVVDDIFLCDFLNKLAPAITLPNQMGYKTQIIDCQTLAISNLEAHHPTLLQMFIRGNPFRSSAGLTKAAEDLFKKLLTSKDLQAFVLYGSPYVMQQFIPLLGAEIPGIFSYGQMPAAQDSALRTLFGM; translated from the coding sequence ATGCTGCCCGATATAGATAAACTCTCCCTAGCCGAACAAGTCGCCCAGATGGTGCTTGTTCGTGCCTCTGGTTTTTTATTTGACCACCAAATTCAGTATCCTGTCTGGGAACCACAAGCAGCAACACTCCAACACTGGGTGCAAGATTTGGGCGTTGGTGGAGTGATTTTACTGGGGGCTAGTGCTGGGGAATTAGCTATCAGAATACAACAATTGCAGAATTGGGCGAAAATTCCTTTACTCATATCCGCTGATATCGAAGAAGGTGTCGGACAGCGCTTTGAAGGGGCAACTTGGTTTCCACCACCAATGGCACTGGCCGCTATTTTCCGCAAAGACCAAAAGTTAGGTTTACATTATGCCGAAAAAATGGGAGCCATCACTGCAAAAGAAGCCTTAGCCATCGGCATTAACTGGGTATTAGCTCCCGTGGTGGATGTGAACAATAATCCTGATAACCCTGTGATTAACGTTCGCGCCTTTGGCGAAACTCCTGATGAGGTGAGTCAGTTGGCTTGCGCTTTTATTCGTGGTGCAAAAACTCATCCTGTCCTCACAACGGCAAAGCATTTTCCTGGACACGGCGACACTGCTGTTGATTCTCATCTACATTTGCCTGTCATCCCACACTCCACAAACCGACTCGTAGAAGTGGAATTGCCACCTTTTGCTGCTGCAATCGCCTCGGGTGTGGATACAGTTATGAGCGCTCACCTACTGATACCGAGTTGGGATGAAGAACTCCCAGCAACCTTGTCACAGAAGATATTAACAGGGCAGTTACGCCAAAAACTGGGGTTTGAAGGCTTGATCACCACAGATGCCTTGGTTATGGGTGCTATTGCCAACGGCTATGGGGCTAACGAAGCTCCTGTGATGGCTGTGGAAGCAGGTGCTGATATTTTGCTAATGCCTGTTGATCCCGAAGGGGCAATCAATGCTGTGTGTGCGGCGGTTGAAAGTGGTCGGATTTCGCGAGCGCGCATTCGTGAGTCTGTGGAGCGTATTTGGCAAGCAAAGAGCAAAGTTTCCCTCGAACCAGTGAGTCCCACAAACTTTGTGGAACGTACAGCACAAAATGACGCTCTCAACACCACTGCTGAGATTTTGCAACAAAGCCAAATTATTCATGGCTCTCTACCTTTAGTATTAGAGAAAGTTATAACCGCAAGAAAACTCAATCATGATTCTCCAGCGGATTTTCGCAACCTAATTGTGGTGGACGACATCTTTTTATGTGATTTTTTGAACAAACTCGCACCAGCAATAACACTGCCAAATCAGATGGGATATAAGACTCAAATCATTGATTGCCAGACTCTAGCTATTAGCAACTTAGAGGCACATCATCCTACCTTGCTACAGATGTTTATCCGAGGAAATCCCTTTCGCTCAAGTGCAGGACTTACTAAGGCAGCAGAAGACTTATTTAAGAAATTATTAACAAGTAAGGACTTACAAGCTTTTGTATTGTACGGTAGCCCTTATGTAATGCAGCAGTTTATACCCTTGCTTGGGGCGGAGATTCCAGGCATCTTTTCCTATGGACAAATGCCTGCAGCACAAGACAGCGCTTTACGTACTTTGTTTGGTATGTAA
- a CDS encoding DUF4327 family protein: protein MSVNTVPSISYYSLDVIQDEARRLVQKGLVSRQQPIYTLCQYIPAREWVCIECELEKCDFLLRDRIADLIGREEWEND from the coding sequence ATGAGTGTGAATACGGTGCCTTCTATCAGTTACTACTCTTTAGACGTGATACAAGATGAAGCACGCCGACTGGTGCAAAAGGGATTGGTGAGCAGACAGCAACCAATTTATACCTTGTGCCAATATATCCCGGCTAGAGAGTGGGTATGCATTGAATGCGAACTGGAAAAGTGTGATTTCTTGCTGCGCGATCGCATTGCCGATCTGATTGGTCGGGAAGAATGGGAAAACGACTAG
- a CDS encoding cation diffusion facilitator family transporter, protein MALDNRAAVRKVLIITLLLNIFVMVLKAVLGTLTGSLSLLADALHSVTDSANNILGLIASWFSSPRPDREHPYGHLKFEAVGALGISAFLGIACFEILQGAIERIISGGKEVKISPPELWLLLIVLGVNIFVAFYERGVGQRVRSPILIADAKHTMSDIWVTISVIAGLIGVWLGFQWLDLVLAFPVALLVFWSGWTVLKENLPWLVDQMAIAPEAIYDIVLSVPGVVNCHDIASRGVLGRQVFIEMHLIVDAPDVESAHRITEEVERRLEERFNPVRILIHVEPPAYQSNQISF, encoded by the coding sequence ATGGCTCTAGATAACCGCGCCGCAGTCCGCAAGGTTTTAATTATCACCCTACTGCTGAACATATTTGTCATGGTATTAAAAGCAGTCTTAGGGACGTTGACAGGTTCTCTCAGCTTGCTAGCTGATGCTTTGCACAGTGTCACTGATAGCGCCAACAACATATTAGGATTGATTGCCAGTTGGTTTTCTTCCCCAAGACCTGATCGCGAGCATCCCTACGGACACCTAAAATTTGAAGCAGTGGGAGCGTTGGGAATTTCTGCTTTTTTGGGTATAGCCTGCTTTGAAATTCTCCAAGGAGCCATTGAACGAATCATCAGTGGTGGTAAAGAAGTCAAAATATCACCACCAGAGTTATGGTTGTTACTGATTGTGTTGGGCGTTAATATTTTCGTGGCGTTTTACGAACGCGGTGTAGGACAACGGGTTAGAAGCCCTATTTTGATTGCTGACGCCAAACATACAATGAGCGATATTTGGGTGACAATCTCTGTTATTGCTGGTTTGATTGGTGTGTGGCTGGGTTTTCAGTGGCTGGATTTGGTTTTGGCTTTTCCAGTGGCTTTGTTGGTATTTTGGAGTGGCTGGACAGTTTTGAAAGAAAATTTACCTTGGCTGGTTGACCAAATGGCGATCGCACCAGAAGCAATTTATGATATTGTCCTTTCTGTTCCTGGTGTCGTCAACTGTCACGATATTGCCTCTCGCGGTGTTCTCGGTCGCCAAGTCTTCATCGAAATGCATTTAATAGTAGATGCACCTGACGTAGAAAGTGCTCACCGCATCACTGAGGAAGTCGAAAGACGACTAGAAGAACGCTTCAACCCAGTCCGAATTTTGATTCACGTTGAACCACCCGCTTACCAGTCCAACCAAATTTCCTTTTGA
- the guaA gene encoding glutamine-hydrolyzing GMP synthase — MNTAVTLLTEQAPQEVESLGLINRQIIVILDFGSQYSELIARRIRETQVYSEVLSYRTTAQQLRQLNPKGIIFSGGPNSVYDSSAPYCDPEIWNMGIPILGVCYGMQLMVQQLGGEVAKADRGEYGKASLYIDDPTDLLTNVEDGTTMWMSHGDSVTLLPEGFELLAHTENTPCAAIAEHNKKLYGVQFHPEVVHSLGGLALIRNFVYHICECEPTWTTAAFVEQSIREIRARVGDKRVLLALSGGVDSSTLAFLLHKAIGDQLTCVFIDQGFMRKYEPERLLKLFQEQFHIPVEYVNARERFISALSGITDPEEKRRIIGHEFISTFEETSKRLGPFDYLAQGTLYPDVIESADTNVDPQTGERVAVKIKSHHNVGGLPKDLRFKLVEPLRKLFKDEVRKVGRSIGLPEEIVQRHPFPGPGLAIRIIGEITAERLEILRDADLIVRQEINQRGLYHDYWQAFAVLLPIRSVGVMGDQRTYAYPIVLRIVTSEDGMTADWARVPYDVLEVISNRIVNEVKGVNRVVFDITSKPPGTIEWE; from the coding sequence ATGAATACTGCGGTGACTCTACTAACAGAACAAGCGCCTCAAGAAGTTGAATCTTTGGGGCTAATTAATCGTCAAATTATTGTGATTCTCGATTTCGGTTCTCAGTATTCTGAACTGATTGCCCGCCGAATTCGTGAGACTCAAGTATATTCTGAAGTCCTTTCCTATCGCACCACAGCTCAACAATTACGTCAACTTAATCCCAAAGGGATTATCTTTTCTGGAGGTCCCAATTCAGTTTATGACAGTAGCGCTCCCTACTGTGACCCTGAAATCTGGAATATGGGAATTCCGATTCTAGGTGTGTGCTACGGTATGCAACTGATGGTGCAACAGCTGGGCGGGGAAGTCGCAAAGGCTGACCGAGGTGAGTATGGCAAAGCGTCACTCTATATAGATGATCCCACAGACTTGCTCACCAACGTTGAAGATGGCACGACAATGTGGATGAGTCACGGAGACTCAGTCACTCTGCTGCCTGAAGGGTTTGAATTGCTAGCACATACAGAAAATACTCCCTGTGCAGCTATTGCTGAGCACAACAAGAAACTCTACGGTGTCCAGTTCCATCCAGAGGTGGTGCATTCTCTTGGTGGTCTAGCTTTAATACGTAACTTTGTATACCATATCTGCGAGTGCGAACCTACCTGGACCACAGCTGCTTTTGTTGAACAATCAATTCGAGAAATTCGCGCTAGAGTCGGCGATAAACGGGTGCTGTTGGCGCTTTCTGGAGGAGTGGATTCTTCTACCTTGGCATTCTTGCTGCATAAAGCAATTGGCGACCAGTTGACTTGTGTATTTATCGACCAAGGCTTTATGCGAAAGTATGAGCCAGAGCGATTGCTCAAACTGTTCCAAGAACAGTTTCACATTCCGGTAGAGTATGTCAACGCTAGGGAACGATTCATTTCTGCGCTCTCTGGCATCACTGACCCTGAAGAAAAGCGCCGTATCATTGGACACGAATTTATCAGTACTTTTGAGGAAACTTCTAAACGCCTTGGGCCTTTTGATTATCTAGCTCAAGGTACACTTTATCCAGACGTTATTGAATCCGCTGATACCAACGTTGACCCGCAGACTGGGGAACGGGTCGCAGTGAAAATTAAAAGCCATCACAATGTTGGTGGATTGCCCAAAGACTTACGATTCAAACTGGTGGAACCGTTGCGGAAACTGTTCAAAGATGAAGTCCGCAAAGTAGGGCGTTCTATTGGCTTGCCAGAAGAAATTGTGCAACGCCATCCTTTCCCCGGACCTGGTTTAGCAATTCGCATTATAGGTGAAATCACTGCCGAACGGTTAGAAATTTTACGCGATGCCGATTTGATTGTGCGTCAAGAAATTAACCAACGCGGTTTATACCACGACTACTGGCAAGCATTTGCCGTGTTGTTGCCAATTCGCAGTGTCGGTGTCATGGGTGACCAACGGACTTATGCTTACCCCATCGTCTTACGGATTGTGACTAGTGAAGATGGGATGACCGCTGATTGGGCGCGTGTGCCTTACGATGTCCTAGAAGTCATTTCCAATCGAATTGTGAATGAGGTCAAAGGCGTTAACCGAGTGGTATTCGATATCACCTCTAAGCCGCCTGGAACCATTGAATGGGAGTAA
- a CDS encoding DUF7734 family protein — translation MNNNLSKRLEQYTAKRPQEVLLVTVEIGDEQDQIAIFRGFSSSLMRSTAFDPDVPVLPDEAKILTIDLVASPYNPEAPRYIQQGLSWDDMQVLLSEVGV, via the coding sequence ATGAACAATAATCTTAGCAAGCGCTTGGAGCAATACACCGCCAAGCGCCCTCAAGAAGTTCTGCTTGTAACAGTGGAAATTGGGGATGAGCAAGACCAAATTGCTATCTTTAGAGGCTTTTCCAGTTCTTTGATGCGCTCAACTGCATTCGATCCCGATGTACCTGTGCTACCAGATGAGGCAAAAATTCTCACAATTGACCTCGTAGCAAGTCCTTATAATCCTGAAGCACCCCGTTACATCCAACAAGGGCTTTCGTGGGACGATATGCAAGTCTTATTGTCAGAAGTGGGAGTCTAA